Proteins co-encoded in one Diaminobutyricimonas sp. LJ205 genomic window:
- a CDS encoding class II 3-deoxy-7-phosphoheptulonate synthase: MVDQSEPVVIADPAVVAGLDYWRTLPIKQQPEWADPDAAGAASAEIATMPPLVFAGEVDVLRDRLARASRGEAFLLQGGDCAETFAGATADQIRNRVKTILQMAVVLTYGASMPVIKMGRMAGQFAKPRSSNTETRGEITLPAYRGDIVNGYDFTPESRAADPRRLVQAYHTAASTLNLIRAFTQGGFADLRQVHSWNKGFAQNPANQRYEGLASQIDRAIKFMEAAGADFDELRRVEFYSSHEGLLMDYERPMTRIDSRTGTPYNTSAHFLWIGERTRDLDGAHIDFFSRVRNPIGVKLGPTATPETMKQLVDKLDPNREPGRLTFITRMGAGTIRDALPPLLEAAKDLESTPLWITDPMHGNGITTATGYKTRRFDDVVDEVKGFFESHRAVGTHPGGLHVELTGDDVTECLGGSEQIDEATLATRYESLCDPRLNHMQSLELSFLVAEELAAR; encoded by the coding sequence GTGGTAGACCAGTCCGAACCTGTCGTGATCGCCGACCCCGCTGTGGTGGCTGGTCTCGACTATTGGCGGACCCTGCCCATCAAGCAACAGCCGGAATGGGCGGACCCGGATGCCGCGGGCGCGGCTTCGGCCGAGATTGCCACGATGCCCCCGCTGGTGTTCGCCGGTGAGGTCGACGTGCTCCGCGACCGCCTGGCACGTGCGTCGCGCGGTGAAGCGTTCCTGCTGCAGGGCGGTGACTGCGCCGAGACCTTCGCCGGGGCAACCGCCGACCAGATCCGCAACCGGGTGAAGACAATCCTGCAGATGGCGGTCGTGCTCACCTACGGTGCGTCGATGCCGGTGATCAAGATGGGCCGGATGGCCGGGCAGTTCGCCAAGCCCCGCTCAAGCAACACCGAGACCCGCGGCGAGATCACCCTGCCCGCGTACCGCGGCGACATCGTCAACGGCTACGACTTCACCCCGGAGTCGCGCGCGGCCGACCCGCGCCGCCTGGTGCAGGCGTACCACACGGCGGCGTCCACGCTGAACCTGATCCGCGCGTTCACGCAGGGCGGCTTCGCCGACCTGCGCCAGGTGCACAGCTGGAACAAGGGCTTCGCGCAGAACCCCGCCAACCAGCGGTACGAGGGGCTCGCCAGCCAGATCGACCGCGCCATCAAGTTCATGGAAGCCGCAGGCGCCGACTTCGACGAGCTCAGGCGGGTCGAGTTCTACTCGAGCCACGAGGGCCTGCTGATGGACTACGAGCGCCCTATGACCCGGATCGACTCCCGCACCGGAACGCCGTACAACACGTCCGCGCACTTCCTGTGGATCGGCGAGCGCACCCGCGACCTGGACGGCGCCCACATCGACTTCTTCTCGCGCGTGCGCAATCCGATCGGCGTCAAGCTCGGCCCGACCGCGACGCCCGAGACGATGAAGCAGCTGGTCGACAAGCTCGACCCGAACCGCGAACCCGGACGCCTCACGTTCATCACCCGTATGGGTGCAGGCACCATCCGCGACGCCCTGCCGCCACTGCTCGAAGCTGCAAAGGACCTGGAATCCACCCCGCTGTGGATCACCGACCCGATGCACGGCAACGGCATCACCACCGCCACCGGCTACAAGACCCGCCGGTTCGATGACGTCGTCGATGAGGTCAAGGGCTTCTTCGAGTCGCATCGCGCGGTGGGCACCCACCCGGGCGGCCTGCACGTCGAGCTCACCGGCGACGACGTCACCGAGTGCCTCGGCGGGTCGGAGCAGATCGATGAGGCTACGTTGGCCACCCGGTACGAGTCGCTGTGCGACCCGCGGTTGAACCACATGCAGTCGCTCGAGTTGTCCTTCCTCGTCGCCGAGGAACTCGCCGCCCGCTAA
- the pknB gene encoding Stk1 family PASTA domain-containing Ser/Thr kinase, whose product MSTQQTDPTIGRLIDGRYQVRSRIARGGMATVYLATDLRLERLVAVKIMHDHLADDTQFTERFIQEARSAARLAHPNVVNVFDQGQDAESAYLVMEYLPGITLRDLLEEYGSLTSEQTIDICEAVLAGLAAAHRAGIVHRDLKPENVMLADDGRIKIGDFGLARAATSQTATGGALLGTIAYLSPELVTRGVADTRSDIYAVGIMMYEMLTGEQPFKGEQPMQIAYQHANDSVPSPSAKNPAVPAELDELVLWATARDPEQRPRDAREMLDQLRDTAASLTSALPGGATAVQRTMVLPTLAAANPDAATQVIGRVAAPSAEPAVTDSTTALASAGKKRRRRGWWLFAVVVVLAALAGGAGWWLGWGPGSQVTIPATIASATPEDATAILEDLGLEVAAETGTTTDPQIAAGLVANTDPAIGTMINRGSIITLLLSVGPKPLPLPALVGMQEEAALAAIEGQFTHTGTEYRFTENEAGEVLDVLGADGATSIAGQAEYGEQQPLSLIVSVGPIPDVEGLSVDDAIDRLADANLVGTVGGSEFSDSIKRDRIIRAEPKTDPVRPSDEVTLIQSLGVEQVKVPDVEGKTWNEAKGLLQAAGFKLNYDRFADIAPERFRVTDTDPQGGDSVDKGSTVTVDFANPLNPFD is encoded by the coding sequence GTGAGCACGCAGCAGACCGACCCTACGATCGGCCGTCTCATCGACGGTCGTTACCAGGTCCGCTCGCGCATCGCCCGTGGCGGCATGGCGACGGTCTATCTGGCCACCGATCTGCGCCTTGAGCGGCTCGTCGCCGTGAAGATCATGCACGACCACTTAGCGGACGACACGCAGTTCACTGAGCGGTTCATCCAGGAGGCACGGTCCGCTGCACGCCTGGCGCACCCCAACGTGGTCAACGTGTTCGACCAGGGTCAGGATGCCGAGTCCGCCTATCTGGTCATGGAGTACCTACCCGGCATCACCCTGCGTGACCTGCTCGAGGAGTACGGCAGCCTCACCTCCGAACAGACCATCGACATTTGCGAAGCGGTGCTCGCCGGTCTTGCGGCTGCGCACCGTGCGGGCATCGTGCACCGGGATCTGAAGCCCGAGAACGTCATGCTGGCCGACGACGGTCGGATCAAGATCGGCGACTTCGGCCTCGCCCGCGCCGCCACCTCGCAGACGGCGACCGGCGGGGCGCTGCTCGGCACGATCGCCTACCTCTCCCCCGAGCTGGTCACCCGCGGGGTGGCCGACACCCGCAGCGACATCTACGCGGTCGGCATCATGATGTACGAGATGCTCACCGGCGAGCAGCCATTCAAGGGCGAGCAGCCCATGCAGATCGCCTACCAGCACGCCAATGATTCGGTGCCGTCGCCGAGCGCGAAGAACCCGGCGGTGCCGGCTGAGCTCGACGAGCTCGTGCTGTGGGCGACCGCCCGGGATCCGGAACAGCGACCGCGCGACGCCCGGGAGATGCTCGACCAGCTGCGCGACACCGCTGCCTCCCTGACATCCGCCCTCCCCGGCGGCGCGACCGCGGTTCAAAGAACGATGGTGCTGCCGACCCTCGCGGCGGCGAACCCGGACGCCGCGACCCAGGTCATCGGCCGGGTCGCCGCGCCGAGCGCTGAACCGGCAGTCACCGACTCCACCACCGCGCTGGCCTCCGCCGGTAAGAAACGGAGGCGCCGCGGCTGGTGGCTGTTCGCCGTCGTGGTCGTCTTGGCTGCGCTCGCCGGCGGTGCCGGCTGGTGGCTCGGCTGGGGTCCCGGCTCGCAGGTGACGATCCCGGCGACAATCGCCAGCGCCACCCCTGAGGATGCCACTGCGATCCTCGAAGACCTCGGGCTGGAGGTCGCGGCCGAAACCGGAACCACGACCGACCCCCAGATTGCCGCCGGGCTGGTGGCCAACACTGATCCAGCGATCGGCACCATGATCAACCGGGGTTCGATCATCACCCTGCTCCTGTCCGTCGGGCCGAAACCGCTCCCCCTGCCGGCCCTCGTCGGTATGCAGGAGGAGGCCGCCCTCGCCGCCATCGAGGGACAGTTCACGCATACAGGCACCGAGTATCGGTTCACCGAGAACGAAGCAGGTGAGGTGCTCGATGTGCTCGGCGCCGATGGCGCCACGAGCATCGCCGGACAGGCCGAGTACGGCGAGCAGCAGCCGCTCAGCCTGATCGTCTCTGTGGGGCCGATTCCGGATGTCGAAGGCCTGAGCGTCGACGACGCGATCGACCGGCTTGCCGACGCCAATCTCGTCGGGACCGTCGGCGGCAGCGAGTTCAGCGACTCCATCAAGCGCGACCGGATAATTCGTGCCGAGCCGAAGACCGACCCGGTGCGCCCCAGTGACGAGGTCACCCTGATCCAGTCTCTCGGCGTGGAACAGGTCAAAGTGCCGGATGTCGAGGGCAAGACCTGGAACGAGGCGAAGGGTCTACTACAGGCCGCGGGCTTCAAGCTCAATTACGACCGGTTCGCCGATATTGCTCCCGAGCGTTTCCGGGTCACAGACACCGACCCACAAGGTGGAGACTCCGTCGACAAGGGTTCGACAGTGACGGTGGATTTTGCCAACCCGCTCAATCCGTTCGACTGA
- a CDS encoding LysM peptidoglycan-binding domain-containing protein, with the protein MTTGIDNSETPLNAHRVFAGLVPAQHQPSAGRENRVARGLLNTVPIVLVGSVAAVSMNLTAPVDTDAQKPPRQDTVKATSQLGKQIKQALVSAGAKTEPTTVSTAAFAAAQTAPSTYRVAAGDTVSSIAGRFGLSTASVLALNGLGWKSIIFPGQELKLTNGAAPAKQPTAAPKAAPPAASNRYTIAKGDTISGIAGRFGLSTQTLLSANGLGWSSIIYPGQTLAIPGTAAPAAAPAIERVSSTTPTTTGSHTIKRGDTISSIAKQYGLTMSALLQANNLTMSSVIYAGRTLSIPGASEVPVGNSVVPLTSEMRQNASIIVQVGQDLGVPDYGIVIALAAAAQESSMRNIDYGDRDSLGLFQQRPSAGWGTPAHIMNPAHAARLFYGGDSNPNKGVTRGLLEISGWQSMTLTQAAQAVQISAYPEAYAKWEKSARAWYDQLR; encoded by the coding sequence ATGACCACAGGTATCGACAACAGCGAAACACCGCTGAACGCACACCGGGTCTTCGCGGGGCTCGTACCCGCACAGCACCAGCCGAGCGCCGGTCGCGAGAACCGCGTCGCACGCGGCCTGCTGAACACGGTGCCGATCGTGCTTGTCGGATCGGTCGCCGCGGTCTCGATGAACCTCACCGCGCCGGTTGACACAGACGCCCAGAAGCCGCCGCGCCAGGACACGGTCAAGGCCACCAGCCAGCTCGGCAAGCAGATCAAGCAGGCGTTGGTGTCCGCGGGCGCAAAGACTGAGCCGACCACGGTGAGCACCGCCGCGTTCGCGGCGGCGCAGACCGCGCCGAGCACCTACCGGGTCGCCGCGGGTGACACCGTCTCAAGCATCGCGGGCCGCTTCGGGCTGTCCACGGCCTCCGTCCTCGCGCTGAACGGGCTCGGCTGGAAGTCGATCATCTTCCCCGGCCAGGAACTGAAGCTCACGAACGGCGCTGCCCCCGCCAAGCAGCCCACGGCAGCGCCGAAGGCCGCTCCGCCGGCCGCCTCCAACCGCTACACCATCGCCAAGGGCGACACCATCTCGGGTATCGCCGGCCGTTTCGGGCTCTCGACGCAGACGCTCCTCAGCGCAAACGGCCTCGGCTGGTCGAGCATCATCTACCCCGGGCAGACCCTCGCGATCCCCGGCACCGCCGCCCCGGCCGCAGCGCCGGCGATCGAGCGGGTCAGCTCGACCACCCCGACGACCACTGGCAGCCACACGATCAAGCGCGGCGACACGATCAGCTCGATCGCCAAGCAGTACGGGCTCACCATGTCGGCCCTGCTGCAGGCGAACAACCTCACCATGTCCAGCGTCATTTATGCGGGACGCACCCTGAGCATCCCCGGTGCCTCCGAGGTTCCGGTCGGGAACTCTGTCGTGCCGTTGACCAGTGAGATGCGTCAGAACGCCAGCATCATCGTGCAGGTCGGTCAGGACCTGGGCGTTCCCGACTACGGCATCGTCATCGCCCTGGCTGCCGCGGCGCAGGAGTCGAGCATGCGCAACATCGACTACGGCGACCGCGACTCGCTCGGCCTGTTCCAGCAGCGGCCGAGTGCTGGATGGGGCACTCCCGCCCACATCATGAACCCAGCCCACGCGGCCCGGCTGTTCTACGGCGGAGATTCGAACCCGAACAAGGGCGTGACTCGGGGACTGCTCGAGATCAGCGGCTGGCAGTCGATGACTCTCACCCAGGCCGCTCAGGCGGTGCAGATCTCCGCATACCCGGAGGCCTACGCCAAGTGGGAGAAGAGCGCCCGCGCCTGGTACGACCAGCTCCGCTAG
- a CDS encoding 1-acyl-sn-glycerol-3-phosphate acyltransferase, whose translation MFYWFMKNLIVGPLLMTVFRPWIVGREHIPESGAVIFASNHLSFIDSIFLPLVLDRRISFLAKSDYFTGRGLKGWATKLFFNATGQLSIDRSGGKASEASLNTGLAVLARGEQLGIYPEGTRSPDGRMYRGRTGVARMILEGQVKVVPVAMIDTEKVMPIGKRMPKVRRIGVIFGEPLDFSRYRGLEGDRFILRAVTDEIMHELRQLSGQEYVDVYASSAKERTPIRAR comes from the coding sequence ATGTTCTATTGGTTCATGAAGAACCTGATCGTCGGGCCGCTGCTGATGACGGTGTTCCGGCCGTGGATCGTCGGACGGGAACACATTCCCGAATCAGGCGCGGTGATCTTCGCCTCCAACCACCTGTCGTTCATTGACTCGATCTTCTTGCCGCTGGTACTCGACCGACGGATCTCCTTCCTGGCGAAGAGCGACTACTTCACCGGCCGTGGCCTCAAGGGCTGGGCCACCAAGCTGTTCTTCAACGCCACCGGCCAGTTGTCCATCGACCGATCCGGCGGCAAGGCCTCGGAAGCATCCCTGAACACCGGGCTGGCGGTGCTGGCGCGAGGCGAACAGCTGGGGATCTATCCCGAGGGCACGCGCAGCCCGGACGGTCGCATGTATCGCGGACGCACGGGCGTCGCTCGGATGATCCTCGAAGGGCAGGTCAAGGTCGTGCCCGTGGCGATGATCGACACCGAGAAGGTCATGCCGATCGGCAAGCGGATGCCGAAGGTACGCCGGATCGGCGTGATTTTCGGCGAACCGCTCGACTTCTCGCGTTATCGCGGGCTCGAGGGGGACCGCTTCATCCTGCGTGCGGTGACCGACGAGATCATGCACGAACTGCGTCAGCTGAGCGGGCAGGAGTACGTGGACGTGTACGCCTCCTCAGCCAAGGAACGCACCCCCATCCGCGCCCGCTGA
- a CDS encoding MFS transporter, whose amino-acid sequence MPPSSTEFTPSTSILTPQQRRRLTRRPSDGAMIAVLTASGLIAAFMQTLVVPIVPHLPELLDTTTADAQWVLTSTLLAAAISTPISGRLGDMFGKRRMVLVLLAILVLGSIISALSVTLIPMLVGRTLQGISLGVIALGISVLRDVIHPKNLAAAVALVSATLGVGGAVGLPVAAVIAQNFDWHLLFWMAAILGFLAFFAVLAIIPVSTLRTGGRFDFVGAVGLAVGLICILLAISKGTEWGWTSPLTLGLLGGGILVLIAWGVFELRTASPLVDLRVSVRRAVLFTNLASISVGFAFFVTNAALPVLLEGPTEGAGLGQTLIVTSLCLMPGGLAMFFVSGLAARLSTAKGPRTSLILGTAIIAAAFSVGPWLMYEVWQVVIISTVVGIGTGFAYSSLPTLIMRAVPSSETAAANGLNSVMRTLGSTSSATVIGIILATQTMEISTGTVPTEGAFQLIFIIAAAVAAASILLALFIPRAERQYEHTASIPVQTGTLPVPGTS is encoded by the coding sequence ATGCCACCTTCATCGACTGAATTCACGCCGTCTACCTCCATCCTCACCCCGCAGCAACGCCGTCGGCTGACTCGGCGCCCGAGCGACGGCGCCATGATCGCCGTCCTGACCGCGTCCGGCCTGATCGCCGCGTTCATGCAGACCCTCGTGGTCCCCATCGTCCCGCACCTGCCCGAGCTGCTCGACACGACCACCGCGGACGCGCAGTGGGTGCTCACCTCGACCTTGCTCGCCGCGGCGATCTCCACTCCGATCAGCGGCCGGCTGGGCGACATGTTCGGCAAACGCCGGATGGTCCTGGTGCTGCTCGCCATCCTGGTGCTCGGCTCGATCATCTCCGCACTGTCGGTCACCCTGATTCCGATGCTGGTCGGCCGTACCCTGCAGGGGATCTCGCTCGGTGTGATCGCGCTCGGCATCAGTGTCCTGCGCGATGTCATCCATCCGAAGAACCTCGCCGCAGCGGTTGCCCTGGTCAGTGCGACGCTGGGCGTCGGCGGCGCCGTCGGACTGCCGGTCGCGGCGGTGATCGCGCAGAACTTCGACTGGCACCTGTTGTTCTGGATGGCGGCGATCCTCGGCTTCCTCGCCTTCTTCGCGGTGCTCGCGATCATTCCGGTCAGCACCCTGCGCACGGGCGGCCGGTTCGACTTCGTCGGCGCCGTCGGGCTGGCGGTTGGGCTCATCTGCATCCTGCTGGCGATCTCCAAGGGGACCGAGTGGGGCTGGACCAGCCCGCTGACGCTCGGCCTGCTGGGCGGAGGCATCCTCGTCCTCATCGCGTGGGGCGTGTTCGAACTGCGCACCGCGTCGCCGCTTGTCGACCTCCGGGTGAGTGTCCGGCGTGCCGTGCTGTTCACCAACCTGGCGTCGATCTCGGTGGGTTTCGCGTTCTTCGTCACCAATGCAGCACTGCCGGTGCTGCTGGAGGGACCCACCGAAGGTGCGGGGCTCGGTCAGACCCTCATCGTGACGAGCCTGTGCCTGATGCCCGGTGGCTTGGCGATGTTCTTCGTCTCGGGACTCGCCGCCCGGCTGTCCACGGCGAAAGGGCCGCGCACCAGTTTGATTCTCGGCACCGCGATCATCGCCGCCGCCTTCTCGGTCGGGCCATGGCTGATGTACGAGGTCTGGCAGGTGGTGATCATCTCCACGGTGGTCGGGATCGGGACAGGGTTCGCCTATTCCTCGTTGCCGACACTGATCATGAGGGCTGTGCCGTCGAGCGAGACGGCCGCGGCGAACGGGCTCAACTCGGTCATGCGCACGCTGGGCTCGACATCCTCAGCCACGGTGATCGGCATCATCCTCGCCACCCAGACCATGGAGATCTCCACAGGCACGGTGCCGACCGAGGGCGCGTTTCAGCTGATCTTCATCATCGCCGCCGCGGTCGCCGCCGCCAGCATCCTGCTCGCGTTGTTCATCCCGCGCGCTGAACGCCAGTACGAGCACACCGCGAGCATCCCGGTGCAAACCGGGACACTGCCTGTGCCCGGTACCTCTTAG
- a CDS encoding Rv2175c family DNA-binding protein, with the protein MTELVPTTWLTIPELVDVLGVSQSRVRRLIEERALLAVRVDGVLKVPAQFIVDGEPLGELKGTLVVLADSGFSDDEAMQWLLSEDDALGVAPIDALLAGRKAEVRRVAQALAF; encoded by the coding sequence GTGACTGAACTTGTGCCCACGACCTGGCTGACCATCCCCGAACTCGTCGACGTGCTCGGCGTCTCGCAGAGCCGGGTGCGTCGCCTCATTGAGGAGCGCGCCCTGCTCGCGGTGCGGGTGGATGGCGTTCTCAAGGTGCCCGCCCAGTTCATCGTCGACGGCGAGCCGCTCGGCGAGCTCAAGGGCACCCTCGTCGTGCTCGCGGACTCCGGCTTCTCGGATGACGAGGCCATGCAATGGCTGTTGAGCGAGGATGACGCCCTTGGGGTGGCCCCGATCGACGCGCTGCTGGCCGGACGTAAGGCCGAGGTGCGCAGAGTCGCCCAGGCTCTCGCCTTCTAA
- a CDS encoding ROK family glucokinase, with amino-acid sequence MHAIGIDIGGTKIAGGVVTDAGDIIRQERTPTPAGDPAAIIEAVVAMVESLRDGDGVEAVGVAAAGFIDAAQSTVYYAPNISWRNEPFRDRLEQRLGMPVTIDNDANAAGWAEFRYGAGRDVSDMTMITIGTGVGGAIVTGGQLFRGGFGAGAELGHVRMVPDGLHCGCGARGCIEQYASGRALLRIADGIADGGGIGLELAKVRVSSGGRLDGNDVAALLVAGDPGALAALREVGDWLGQFCATLSAVLDPQLFVIGGGVAQAGAQLLDPIRSAYDRHLPAKGFHPEPRFAIAELVNNAGVVGAADIARLHASR; translated from the coding sequence GTGCACGCAATCGGAATCGACATCGGTGGGACCAAGATCGCCGGAGGTGTCGTCACCGATGCCGGCGACATCATCCGGCAGGAGCGGACGCCCACCCCGGCCGGCGATCCGGCAGCGATCATCGAGGCCGTCGTCGCGATGGTCGAGTCGCTGCGCGATGGGGACGGTGTCGAGGCCGTCGGCGTTGCCGCGGCGGGTTTCATCGATGCCGCCCAGTCCACCGTGTATTACGCGCCCAACATCAGCTGGCGAAACGAGCCGTTCCGGGACCGACTCGAGCAGCGCCTCGGCATGCCGGTCACCATCGACAACGACGCCAACGCTGCCGGCTGGGCTGAGTTCCGGTACGGGGCCGGCCGGGACGTCAGCGACATGACGATGATCACCATCGGCACTGGTGTCGGCGGCGCGATCGTCACCGGCGGGCAACTGTTCCGCGGCGGGTTCGGTGCCGGAGCAGAGCTCGGCCACGTTCGGATGGTGCCGGACGGGCTGCACTGCGGTTGCGGTGCCCGCGGCTGCATCGAGCAGTACGCATCCGGTCGTGCCCTGCTGCGGATCGCCGATGGCATCGCTGATGGCGGCGGCATCGGGCTTGAGCTCGCGAAGGTGCGCGTGAGCAGCGGCGGCCGACTGGACGGCAACGACGTGGCCGCATTGCTCGTCGCCGGTGACCCCGGTGCGCTGGCCGCACTGCGCGAGGTGGGGGACTGGCTGGGGCAGTTCTGCGCCACCCTGTCCGCTGTGCTCGACCCGCAGCTGTTCGTGATCGGCGGCGGGGTGGCGCAGGCGGGAGCCCAGTTGCTCGACCCGATCCGCTCCGCCTACGACCGGCACTTGCCTGCCAAGGGATTCCACCCGGAACCGCGATTCGCGATCGCCGAACTCGTCAACAATGCGGGGGTTGTCGGCGCTGCCGACATCGCCCGCCTACACGCGTCACGTTAG
- a CDS encoding long-chain fatty acid--CoA ligase: MIENFVPPLVEADPGANATDLLLDRVKATPHTPLFSLPTGDGGWSDVTATEFLGQVTALAKGFIAAGIEPGEKIGFICKTRYEWTLVDFAAWFAGAVLVPIYETSAPAQIIYNLTDSGATAMIVETAEHFSRFDEIASDVPQIRKVWQVDLGDLDKLAASGSAVTDEEVERRRSLAKGSDLATLIYTSGSTGQPKGCIISHSNFVEVSRNAAVALHEVVQPGASTLLFITTAHIFARFISILAVHAGVRVGHQPDTKQLLPSLGSFKPTFLLAVPRVFEKVYNSAEQKAEAGGKGRIFRRAADVAIEHSRLLEEGKSVPFGLKVQFALFDKLVYAKLRHAMGGNVKYAVSGSAPLGPRLGHFFHSLGIKILEGYGLTETTAPATVNLVDKFKIGTTGPALPGVGVKIAEDGEVWVKGINVFGGYWNNPQATTETFEGEWFKTGDIGQLDDDGYLTITGRKKEILVTAAGKNVAPAALEDPIRAHPLVGQVIVVGDKKPFISALITLDAEMLPVWLHNNGEAADQTLAEAAVNPKVIEAIQAAVDQANERVSRAESIRKFTVLATDLTEASGHLTPKMSIKRQVIVEDFAHVIEAMYASAPETQGQSLTH; the protein is encoded by the coding sequence GTGATTGAGAATTTCGTCCCACCCCTCGTCGAGGCTGATCCCGGCGCGAACGCCACCGACCTGCTGCTCGACCGGGTCAAGGCAACCCCGCATACCCCGCTCTTCTCGCTGCCGACCGGTGACGGCGGTTGGTCGGATGTCACCGCCACCGAGTTCCTCGGCCAGGTCACCGCGCTCGCAAAGGGCTTCATCGCAGCCGGCATCGAACCGGGCGAGAAGATCGGCTTCATCTGCAAGACCCGATACGAGTGGACCCTGGTCGACTTCGCCGCCTGGTTCGCCGGGGCGGTGCTGGTTCCCATCTACGAGACCTCGGCTCCTGCCCAGATCATCTACAACCTCACCGACTCCGGCGCTACCGCGATGATCGTCGAGACCGCCGAACACTTCTCGCGGTTTGACGAGATCGCCAGCGACGTTCCGCAGATCCGTAAGGTGTGGCAGGTCGACCTCGGCGACCTGGACAAGCTCGCGGCATCCGGATCCGCCGTCACCGACGAAGAAGTCGAGCGGCGCCGGAGCCTGGCGAAGGGTTCGGACCTTGCCACGTTGATCTACACGTCGGGCTCGACCGGGCAGCCGAAGGGCTGCATCATCAGCCACTCGAACTTCGTCGAAGTATCCCGTAACGCAGCGGTCGCTCTGCACGAGGTAGTTCAGCCGGGCGCGTCGACGCTGCTGTTCATCACCACCGCGCACATCTTTGCGCGGTTCATCTCGATTCTCGCCGTGCACGCCGGGGTACGCGTCGGCCACCAGCCGGACACGAAGCAGCTGCTGCCGTCGCTCGGATCGTTCAAGCCGACGTTCCTGCTCGCCGTCCCGCGGGTGTTCGAGAAGGTGTACAACTCGGCTGAGCAGAAGGCCGAAGCCGGCGGCAAGGGCCGCATCTTCCGCCGCGCCGCAGACGTCGCCATCGAGCACTCGCGGCTGCTCGAAGAGGGCAAGTCAGTGCCGTTCGGGCTCAAGGTGCAGTTCGCGCTGTTCGACAAGCTGGTCTACGCCAAGCTCCGCCACGCCATGGGCGGCAACGTGAAGTATGCCGTGTCCGGCTCCGCTCCGCTGGGGCCGCGGCTGGGGCACTTCTTCCACAGCCTCGGAATCAAGATCCTCGAGGGCTACGGTCTGACCGAGACGACCGCCCCGGCGACTGTCAACTTGGTCGACAAGTTCAAGATCGGCACCACCGGTCCCGCGCTCCCCGGTGTCGGCGTCAAGATCGCCGAAGACGGCGAGGTCTGGGTCAAGGGCATCAACGTGTTCGGCGGCTACTGGAACAACCCGCAAGCGACGACAGAGACCTTCGAGGGTGAGTGGTTCAAGACCGGCGACATCGGGCAGCTGGACGACGATGGATACCTGACCATCACCGGCCGGAAGAAGGAGATCCTGGTCACCGCCGCAGGCAAGAACGTCGCCCCCGCTGCCCTGGAAGACCCGATCCGCGCGCATCCGCTGGTCGGCCAGGTCATCGTCGTCGGCGACAAGAAGCCGTTCATCTCCGCACTGATCACCCTCGACGCCGAGATGCTGCCCGTGTGGCTGCACAACAACGGTGAGGCGGCCGATCAGACCCTCGCCGAAGCCGCGGTGAACCCGAAGGTGATCGAGGCGATCCAGGCTGCGGTGGACCAGGCCAACGAACGGGTTTCGCGCGCGGAGTCCATCCGGAAGTTCACCGTGCTGGCCACGGACCTGACCGAGGCCAGCGGCCACCTGACGCCGAAGATGAGTATCAAGCGGCAGGTCATCGTCGAGGACTTCGCGCACGTGATCGAGGCAATGTACGCGAGCGCCCCCGAAACGCAGGGGCAGTCGCTCACGCACTGA